Proteins encoded in a region of the Mesoflavibacter profundi genome:
- a CDS encoding porin family protein: MKNLFIAIICFLGLTSVNAQDNSSPFPQVIDSLYREDQFYLGITYNLLNNKPNEVKQNGFSSGFNFGFIRDMPINKRRNKSIGVGLGLSFNSYNQNLQISSNQNKLGYSILDNDEINYSKNKFYTSVIEIPIEFRWRTSTATEYSFWRIYTGVKLGYVFNSSSKYEGEPDNIYLKDVNSINSLQYGLTLSAGYNTWNFHLYYGLNSLFDDTAFVNTHQINSNAVKIGLMFYIL, translated from the coding sequence ATGAAAAATTTATTTATTGCCATTATTTGTTTTTTAGGGTTAACTTCTGTAAATGCACAAGATAATTCAAGCCCATTTCCGCAAGTTATAGATTCGCTATATAGAGAAGATCAATTTTATTTAGGTATAACGTATAACCTATTAAATAATAAGCCAAATGAAGTAAAGCAAAATGGTTTCTCTAGTGGTTTTAATTTTGGTTTTATTAGAGATATGCCAATAAATAAAAGAAGAAACAAATCTATTGGTGTTGGTTTAGGTTTATCATTCAATTCGTATAATCAAAACTTGCAAATTTCTTCTAACCAGAATAAACTAGGATATTCTATCCTGGATAATGATGAAATCAATTATTCTAAAAATAAATTTTATACCTCAGTTATTGAAATACCTATAGAATTTAGATGGCGAACTTCTACAGCTACTGAATATAGCTTTTGGAGAATATATACAGGAGTTAAATTAGGTTATGTATTTAATAGTTCTTCTAAATATGAAGGCGAACCAGATAATATCTATTTAAAAGATGTTAATAGCATTAATTCTCTTCAATATGGCCTTACTTTAAGTGCAGGTTATAATACTTGGAATTTTCATTTGTATTATGGTCTAAATAGTTTATTTGATGATACAGCTTTTGTCAATACTCATCAAATTAATAGCAATGCAGTTAAAATAGGTTTGATGTTTTATATTTTATAA
- the rpoN gene encoding RNA polymerase factor sigma-54 produces the protein MLKQYLQFKLSQKLSPQQIQLMKLIQLPTQAFEQRLKQELEENPALETGKEERIDDYEDNFDNSQEDYNDNESITADDINVDDYLSDDEIPDYRTSANNYSADDDEKNVPYASGTTFTQHLINQLNTFRLNDEEREIAEFLVGSVDESGYIRRELIDIVDDLAFTQSVYTDETKVENVLKKVQQLDPAGVAARSLQECLSIQLHRKEKHPDVELAIKIIDQAFEKFTKKHYKKLMQKFDVNEEQLKDAIHEIERLNPKPGGSYAGNNRIVEHVVPDFAIKIVDGELELTLNGRNAPELHVSREYNNMLKGYKESKEKSKQQKDAVLFIKQKLDAAKWFIEAIKQRQQTLFVTMSAIMHYQKEYFLTGDERKLKPMILKDIADEIDMDVSTVSRVANSKYVDTPYGTKLIKEFFSESMTNDQGEEVSTREIKKILETVIEEENKKKPLTDEALSKILKEKGYPIARRTVAKYREQLDIPVARLRKTI, from the coding sequence ATGCTTAAACAATATTTACAGTTCAAATTATCACAAAAATTGTCTCCGCAACAAATTCAATTAATGAAATTGATACAGTTGCCTACACAAGCTTTTGAACAACGTTTAAAGCAAGAATTAGAAGAAAATCCAGCGTTAGAAACTGGTAAAGAAGAAAGAATTGACGATTACGAAGATAATTTTGATAATAGTCAAGAGGATTATAATGATAATGAATCTATCACTGCAGATGATATAAATGTTGACGATTATTTAAGCGACGACGAAATACCTGATTATCGTACTAGCGCTAATAATTACAGTGCAGACGATGATGAAAAGAATGTACCTTATGCTTCTGGCACAACCTTTACACAACATTTAATCAATCAATTAAACACATTTAGATTAAATGATGAAGAACGAGAAATTGCAGAATTTTTAGTTGGTAGTGTTGACGAAAGCGGTTACATAAGAAGAGAGTTAATAGACATAGTAGACGACTTAGCTTTTACGCAAAGTGTTTACACTGATGAAACTAAAGTTGAAAACGTATTAAAAAAAGTACAACAATTAGATCCAGCTGGTGTTGCTGCAAGAAGTCTACAAGAGTGTTTAAGTATTCAATTACACCGCAAAGAAAAACATCCTGACGTAGAACTTGCAATAAAAATTATTGATCAAGCTTTTGAAAAATTCACAAAAAAGCATTACAAAAAGTTAATGCAAAAGTTTGATGTCAATGAAGAGCAATTAAAAGATGCAATACACGAGATAGAGCGACTTAATCCAAAACCTGGTGGTTCTTATGCTGGTAATAATCGCATTGTAGAACATGTAGTTCCTGACTTTGCTATCAAAATAGTAGATGGCGAATTAGAGCTTACATTAAATGGTCGTAATGCTCCAGAACTTCATGTGTCTAGAGAATACAATAACATGCTTAAAGGCTACAAAGAGTCTAAAGAAAAGAGTAAACAGCAAAAAGATGCAGTGTTATTTATAAAACAAAAATTAGATGCTGCTAAATGGTTTATAGAAGCTATTAAACAGCGTCAACAAACGCTTTTTGTTACGATGAGTGCTATTATGCATTATCAAAAAGAATACTTTTTAACTGGTGATGAGCGTAAGTTAAAACCAATGATCTTAAAAGATATTGCTGACGAGATTGATATGGATGTCTCTACCGTATCTCGTGTAGCTAATAGCAAGTATGTAGATACGCCTTATGGTACCAAATTAATTAAAGAGTTTTTCTCAGAATCTATGACTAACGATCAAGGTGAAGAGGTTTCTACTAGAGAAATTAAAAAAATCTTAGAAACGGTTATTGAAGAAGAAAACAAAAAGAAACCTTTAACCGACGAAGCTCTATCTAAAATTTTAAAAGAAAAAGGATATCCTATCGCTAGAAGGACTGTTGCAAAATATAGAGAACAGTTAGACATTCCTGTGGCAAGACTTAGAAAAACAATATAA
- the asnS gene encoding asparagine--tRNA ligase, with amino-acid sequence MNQYTVATLLNETNFKEVHIKGWVRTFRANRFIALNDGSTINNIQCVVDFENTDENILKRITTGAAVAITGDLVESQGKGQSVEIAVTNIEILGDSDAETYPIQPKKHTFEFLRENAHLRTRTNTFSAVMRLRSALSFAIHKYFNDNGFYYMHTPIITGSDAEGAGEMFRVSALDPKNPPLTEDGDVNYKEDFFGKETNLTVSGQLEAETYAMSLGKVYTFGPTFRAENSNTSRHLAEFWMIEPEVAFMDLAGNMDLAEDFMKSVITYVLENCQDDLQFLDDRLFNEEKTKPQAERSEMRLIEKLKFVTENNFKRVSYTEAIDILRNSKPNKKKKFKYIIEEWGADLQSEHERFLVEKHFKCPVILFDYPANIKAFYMRLNEDGKTVRAMDILFPGIGEIVGGSQREERLDVLKEKMAALDIPEEELWWYLDLRKYGTAVHSGFGLGFERLVMFATGMTNIRDVIPYPRTPQNAEF; translated from the coding sequence ATGAACCAATATACAGTTGCTACATTATTAAACGAAACAAACTTTAAAGAAGTACATATAAAAGGTTGGGTACGCACCTTTAGAGCAAACCGTTTTATTGCATTAAATGATGGATCTACAATTAACAACATACAATGTGTTGTAGATTTTGAAAATACAGATGAAAACATCTTAAAACGCATTACAACTGGTGCTGCTGTTGCCATTACTGGAGATTTAGTAGAAAGTCAAGGTAAAGGACAAAGTGTAGAAATTGCAGTTACAAATATTGAAATTTTAGGAGATTCGGACGCAGAAACTTACCCAATTCAACCTAAAAAACACACGTTTGAATTTTTAAGAGAAAATGCACACTTACGCACAAGAACAAACACATTTAGTGCTGTGATGCGTTTAAGATCTGCATTATCTTTTGCTATTCATAAATATTTTAATGACAACGGATTTTACTACATGCACACGCCAATCATTACCGGAAGTGATGCAGAAGGTGCAGGAGAAATGTTCCGCGTAAGCGCATTAGACCCTAAAAATCCACCATTAACAGAAGACGGAGACGTTAATTATAAAGAAGATTTTTTTGGCAAAGAAACTAACCTTACTGTTTCTGGCCAATTAGAAGCTGAAACGTATGCTATGTCTTTAGGTAAAGTGTACACATTTGGACCAACATTTAGAGCCGAAAACTCTAACACATCTCGTCACTTAGCAGAGTTTTGGATGATTGAGCCTGAAGTTGCTTTTATGGATCTTGCAGGTAATATGGATTTGGCAGAAGATTTTATGAAAAGTGTGATCACTTACGTTTTAGAAAATTGCCAAGACGATTTACAGTTTTTAGACGACCGTTTATTTAACGAAGAAAAAACAAAACCACAAGCAGAACGTAGTGAAATGCGCCTTATAGAAAAATTAAAGTTTGTAACAGAAAACAACTTTAAGCGCGTAAGCTATACAGAAGCTATCGATATTTTACGTAACAGTAAACCAAACAAAAAGAAAAAATTCAAATATATTATAGAAGAATGGGGCGCAGATTTACAATCTGAGCACGAACGTTTTTTAGTTGAAAAACACTTTAAATGTCCAGTAATTTTATTTGATTATCCAGCAAATATAAAAGCGTTTTACATGCGTTTAAACGAAGACGGAAAAACGGTTAGAGCAATGGATATTTTATTCCCAGGTATTGGAGAAATTGTAGGTGGATCACAACGTGAAGAGCGTTTAGACGTTTTAAAAGAAAAAATGGCTGCATTAGACATACCTGAAGAAGAATTATGGTGGTATTTAGACTTACGTAAATACGGTACTGCAGTGCATTCTGGCTTTGGTTTAGGGTTTGAACGATTAGTTATGTTTGCAACAGGTATGACAAACATTAGAGACGTAATTCCTTATCCAAGAACACCACAAAACGCAGAGTTTTAA
- a CDS encoding efflux RND transporter permease subunit: MLKLFSNNFWDFIARKILRNKIGILLTIVGVTILLSTQWKYMRFTYTEANLLPDDHEVNIKYNEFLKVFGEEGNLIVLGVKDSSLFTVEKLNAWNNLSESFKTAPEVETVVSIKDLQKLVKDTDLKKFKLTPFIKDSISSIAQIDTLQDELFNKYPFYDNFLFNKKTKTVRTAIYLKKEIVNTPARKDFVLNNLVEKIEAFDKANQMKVRVSGMPYIRTLNAQNIVDEINLFVIAALVVTSLIFFLFFRSFRATLISLVVVCIGVMWTLGFLGLLKYEITVLTALIPPLIIVIGIPNCIFLINKYQHEVKSHGNKVKSLQRVITKVGNATLMTNVTTASGFATFILTESKLLKEFGVVASLSILAIFVLCLLIIPIIYTFLPYPKQRHLEHLNKRWIGGFVDWMEHMVREKRITIYITSLVLLVMCIIGIYQIRISGSLIEDMPKKAQFFKDIRFFEEEFNGIMPLEIMVDTKRKQGVMKLSTLKRMDKIEEFIGETPELSKPISVVDLVKYSKQAYYNGNPKYYQLPTSQENSFILSYAKNSTSNVDLLTNFVDSTGQYARITTFMKDIGTDRMERIQENLQEKIDNTFPKDRYNVTMTGKALVFQKGTKYLVKNLAISLSLAILLISLFMAYMFRSFRMIMVSLIPNLLPLVVTAGLMGYLGVPIKPSTILVFSIAFGISVDDTIHFLAKYRQELQANNWKIKKSVYGALRETGVSMFYTSIVLFFGFSVFIISSFGGTVALGALVSVTLLFAMLSNLLLLPSLLLSLERNIANKEVLKEPSINIIPEEDDEEASISDEK; the protein is encoded by the coding sequence ATGTTAAAACTATTTTCAAATAACTTCTGGGATTTTATTGCTAGAAAAATATTACGTAATAAAATTGGTATTTTATTAACCATTGTTGGAGTTACTATTTTACTTAGTACGCAATGGAAATACATGCGATTTACTTACACTGAAGCAAATCTTTTACCAGATGATCACGAAGTAAATATTAAATACAACGAGTTTTTAAAAGTTTTTGGTGAAGAAGGAAATTTAATTGTACTTGGTGTTAAAGACAGTTCTTTATTTACTGTAGAAAAACTTAACGCTTGGAATAATTTATCTGAAAGTTTTAAAACTGCTCCAGAAGTAGAAACGGTAGTTTCTATAAAAGATTTACAAAAACTGGTCAAGGATACAGATTTAAAAAAATTTAAACTAACGCCATTTATTAAAGACAGCATAAGCTCTATAGCTCAAATAGACACACTTCAAGACGAGCTATTTAATAAATATCCGTTTTACGACAATTTCCTTTTCAACAAAAAAACAAAAACTGTTAGAACAGCTATTTACTTAAAAAAAGAAATAGTAAATACACCAGCAAGAAAAGACTTTGTATTAAACAATTTAGTTGAAAAAATTGAAGCTTTTGACAAAGCAAACCAAATGAAGGTTCGTGTATCCGGAATGCCTTATATACGCACTTTAAATGCGCAAAACATAGTAGACGAAATTAACCTGTTTGTAATTGCTGCTTTAGTTGTCACATCGCTTATTTTCTTTTTGTTTTTTAGATCCTTTAGAGCAACATTAATTTCTTTAGTTGTTGTTTGTATTGGTGTAATGTGGACACTTGGTTTTTTAGGATTACTTAAATACGAAATCACGGTACTTACAGCATTAATTCCGCCATTAATAATAGTAATTGGTATACCTAATTGTATTTTCTTAATTAATAAATATCAGCACGAAGTAAAATCCCATGGTAATAAAGTAAAAAGTTTACAACGTGTAATTACTAAAGTTGGTAATGCTACGCTAATGACTAATGTCACTACAGCATCTGGATTTGCAACATTTATACTAACCGAAAGTAAACTTTTAAAAGAATTTGGTGTTGTAGCCTCTTTAAGTATACTCGCCATATTTGTACTTTGTCTTTTAATTATTCCAATAATTTACACCTTTTTACCTTATCCAAAACAAAGACATTTAGAGCATCTAAACAAACGTTGGATTGGTGGTTTTGTAGATTGGATGGAGCATATGGTAAGAGAAAAGCGTATAACTATTTACATTACGTCTTTAGTGTTATTAGTGATGTGTATCATCGGTATTTATCAAATACGTATCTCTGGAAGTTTGATAGAAGACATGCCAAAAAAGGCACAATTCTTTAAAGATATTCGTTTTTTTGAAGAAGAATTTAATGGCATCATGCCTCTAGAAATTATGGTAGACACCAAACGCAAACAAGGCGTAATGAAGCTATCTACCTTAAAACGAATGGATAAAATTGAAGAATTTATTGGAGAAACCCCAGAATTATCAAAACCAATTTCTGTTGTTGACTTAGTAAAATACTCTAAACAAGCTTATTATAACGGAAATCCAAAATACTATCAACTACCTACAAGTCAAGAAAACAGCTTTATATTAAGCTATGCTAAAAATTCTACATCTAATGTAGATCTACTTACCAACTTTGTAGACAGTACAGGACAATACGCACGTATCACAACCTTTATGAAAGATATAGGTACAGATAGAATGGAGCGTATTCAAGAAAATTTACAAGAAAAAATAGATAATACCTTCCCAAAAGACCGTTACAATGTAACAATGACGGGTAAGGCTTTAGTGTTTCAAAAAGGGACAAAATATTTAGTTAAAAACTTAGCCATTTCATTAAGCTTAGCCATTTTATTAATTTCATTATTTATGGCCTATATGTTTAGATCCTTTAGGATGATTATGGTGTCTCTAATACCTAACTTGTTACCATTAGTAGTTACTGCAGGATTAATGGGCTATTTAGGCGTTCCTATTAAACCTTCTACAATATTAGTATTTAGTATCGCTTTTGGTATATCTGTAGATGATACCATTCACTTTTTAGCAAAATATAGACAAGAGTTACAAGCCAATAACTGGAAGATTAAAAAATCGGTTTATGGTGCTTTACGCGAAACCGGCGTTAGTATGTTTTACACTTCAATTGTGTTATTTTTCGGCTTTTCTGTATTTATCATTTCCAGTTTTGGTGGTACGGTTGCATTAGGCGCATTAGTTTCTGTAACGTTACTTTTTGCTATGCTATCTAACTTACTATTATTACCATCGTTACTTTTATCTTTAGAAAGAAATATTGCCAATAAAGAAGTATTAAAAGAACCTTCAATAAATATTATTCCTGAAGAAGACGATGAAGAGGCATCAATATCAGATGAAAAATAA
- a CDS encoding DUF5686 family protein, with translation MHIKLSHIFKISLLAILFNTNLSLAQQKDSTSVEKDSIRKANFLNRLGNGFFPTKFLDIDLRYLVKFNQYEGFRTGLGGQTSEDFSNKYRLNGYVVYGFVDKQIKYSLGGGFRVAPKTNTWINLSYTDDLQETGSTQFILDKRFFQLFEPRLLNIDLFHKHITTKVSVEHEITPKLLTEVQLATSNINPTYGYNFIVNNKNYHGFEVSTSKIALQYNPFDVYKTTEDKTTLEKEGFPRFTFQYTKSYKSVLGSNFNFSKVDFRTIHKVTYKNNSHTLLTLTGGIAEGETPLTHLYHAYPNNIRKETIMQRFSVAGLNSFETMYFNEFFSDKFSTFIVKHYFKPFNISQRFKPQLVLTSRYAVGNMRNKSRHQNITFNTLNHGYTESGFEINKLLFGFGLSATYRYGAYHLPKVEDNVALKFTFNITL, from the coding sequence ATGCATATCAAACTATCACATATTTTCAAAATTAGTCTTTTAGCTATTTTATTTAATACTAATCTAAGTTTAGCGCAACAAAAAGACAGTACAAGCGTAGAAAAAGATTCTATAAGAAAAGCTAATTTTTTAAATAGATTAGGTAACGGATTTTTTCCTACTAAATTCTTAGATATTGACTTAAGATATTTAGTAAAATTTAATCAATACGAAGGATTTAGAACTGGTTTAGGTGGACAAACTAGCGAAGATTTTTCTAATAAATACCGTTTAAACGGTTATGTTGTTTATGGTTTTGTAGACAAACAAATTAAATATAGTTTAGGTGGCGGATTTAGAGTTGCTCCTAAAACAAACACTTGGATTAACCTATCTTACACAGACGATTTACAAGAAACAGGAAGCACTCAATTTATCTTAGACAAACGTTTTTTTCAATTATTTGAGCCTCGTTTATTAAACATAGATTTATTTCATAAACATATTACAACAAAAGTATCTGTAGAACATGAAATAACACCTAAACTTCTAACCGAAGTCCAACTAGCAACAAGTAATATTAATCCAACGTATGGCTATAATTTTATTGTAAATAATAAAAATTACCATGGATTTGAAGTGTCTACATCCAAAATAGCTTTGCAATACAATCCTTTTGATGTATATAAAACAACAGAGGATAAAACAACACTAGAAAAAGAAGGTTTTCCAAGATTTACATTTCAATATACAAAAAGCTACAAGTCTGTATTAGGATCTAATTTCAACTTTTCAAAAGTAGATTTTAGGACTATTCATAAAGTAACATATAAAAACAACTCGCATACGCTTTTAACATTAACTGGTGGAATTGCCGAAGGCGAAACACCTTTAACCCATTTGTATCATGCGTATCCAAATAACATTAGAAAAGAAACCATAATGCAACGGTTTTCGGTCGCTGGATTGAACAGTTTTGAAACCATGTATTTTAATGAATTTTTCTCGGATAAATTCTCCACGTTTATTGTTAAACATTACTTTAAACCCTTTAATATATCTCAAAGGTTTAAACCACAGTTAGTCTTAACTTCAAGATATGCAGTTGGTAACATGCGTAACAAATCCAGACATCAAAATATAACTTTTAACACCTTAAATCATGGGTATACAGAAAGTGGTTTTGAAATAAACAAATTACTTTTTGGATTTGGCTTAAGTGCAACTTATAGATATGGCGCTTACCATTTACCAAAAGTAGAAGATAATGTTGCATTAAAATTCACTTTTAATATAACATTATAA
- the frr gene encoding ribosome recycling factor → MEDITFIIDTAKEAMDKAVKHLEKEFLNIRAGKASPAMLGSVMVEYYGSQTPLSQVANVNTPDGRTISVQPWEKNMLEEIEKAIMNANLGFNPMNNGETIIINVPPLTEERRRDLAKQAKSEAEDAKIGVRNARKEANNDIKKLEDASEDLQKNAETDIQDLTDNYVKKIDQLLTVKEAEIMTV, encoded by the coding sequence ATGGAAGATATTACATTTATAATAGATACTGCTAAAGAAGCAATGGATAAAGCAGTAAAACATTTAGAAAAAGAATTTTTAAATATTAGAGCTGGAAAAGCTAGTCCAGCAATGTTAGGAAGCGTAATGGTAGAATATTACGGTTCTCAAACACCATTAAGTCAAGTAGCAAACGTAAATACTCCAGATGGTAGAACTATTAGTGTACAACCTTGGGAAAAAAACATGCTAGAAGAAATAGAAAAAGCTATTATGAATGCTAACTTAGGATTTAATCCTATGAATAATGGCGAAACTATTATAATAAACGTACCGCCTTTAACAGAAGAACGTAGACGCGACCTAGCAAAACAAGCAAAATCTGAAGCTGAAGATGCTAAAATTGGTGTAAGAAATGCTAGAAAAGAAGCAAATAATGATATAAAGAAATTAGAAGACGCTTCTGAAGATTTACAAAAAAATGCCGAAACAGATATTCAAGATCTTACAGATAATTACGTTAAAAAAATTGATCAGCTACTTACAGTAAAAGAAGCCGAGATCATGACCGTATAA
- the pyrH gene encoding UMP kinase, with the protein MKYNRILLKLSGEALMGKRQYGIDPERLAEYAEEIKLLTDKGVEVAIVIGGGNIFRGVAGASNGMDRVQGDHMGMLATVINGLALQSALEDAGVKTRLQTAIKINEVAEPFIRRKALSHLRKGRVVIFGGGTGNPYFTTDSAAVLRAIEIEADVILKGTRVDGIYNADPEKDKSAIKFDQITFDDVIRQGLKVMDTTAFTLSQENKLPIIVFDMNKKGNLLKVVSGENIGTEVNL; encoded by the coding sequence ATGAAATACAACAGAATTCTACTAAAATTATCAGGCGAAGCTTTAATGGGTAAACGCCAATATGGTATAGATCCTGAGCGATTAGCCGAATACGCAGAAGAAATAAAACTATTAACCGATAAAGGTGTTGAAGTTGCAATTGTTATTGGTGGCGGAAACATTTTTAGAGGTGTTGCAGGAGCAAGCAACGGTATGGATCGTGTACAAGGTGACCATATGGGTATGCTAGCAACAGTAATTAATGGGTTGGCTTTACAAAGTGCACTTGAAGATGCTGGCGTAAAAACAAGACTTCAGACAGCTATTAAAATAAATGAAGTTGCCGAACCTTTTATTAGAAGAAAAGCATTAAGCCATTTAAGGAAAGGTCGTGTTGTGATTTTTGGTGGCGGAACAGGTAACCCTTACTTCACAACAGATTCTGCAGCAGTTTTAAGAGCTATAGAAATTGAAGCTGACGTAATTTTAAAGGGCACAAGAGTAGATGGTATTTATAATGCAGATCCAGAAAAAGATAAATCTGCTATAAAATTTGATCAAATAACTTTTGACGATGTAATTAGACAAGGCTTAAAAGTTATGGACACTACTGCATTTACTTTAAGTCAAGAAAACAAATTACCTATTATTGTTTTTGACATGAATAAAAAAGGAAACTTACTTAAAGTAGTCTCTGGAGAAAATATAGGAACAGAAGTTAATTTATAA